One region of Pseudomonas sp. B21-040 genomic DNA includes:
- a CDS encoding glycerophosphodiester phosphodiesterase family protein, with product MTLIYGHRGAKGEAPENTLISFQECLKHGVRRCELDLHLSMDNELMVIHDPTLKRTTDRRGKVVEHTAAELVTYDARKGGPGWIKPCPIPTLEELFEKCDFDHWQLEVKSASRTRAATTVLAIREMAQRFGLLDKVTITSSSREVLKAALDLVPDVSRGLVAEYAWLDPLKVAASYGCEILALNWTLCTPERLQKAQRQGLHVSVWTVNEPALMRRLADFGVDSLITDFPGLASATLENC from the coding sequence GTGACCCTCATCTACGGCCATCGCGGCGCCAAGGGCGAAGCACCGGAAAACACCCTGATCAGTTTTCAGGAATGCCTCAAGCACGGCGTGCGCCGCTGCGAACTGGACCTGCACTTGTCCATGGACAATGAGTTGATGGTCATACACGACCCGACACTCAAACGCACCACTGACCGTCGCGGCAAAGTCGTCGAACACACGGCGGCCGAATTGGTGACCTACGACGCACGCAAGGGTGGCCCGGGCTGGATCAAACCCTGCCCTATCCCGACGCTGGAAGAATTGTTCGAGAAGTGCGACTTCGATCACTGGCAACTGGAAGTCAAGAGCGCCTCACGCACTCGCGCTGCGACGACGGTACTGGCGATTCGTGAAATGGCTCAGCGTTTCGGTCTGCTCGACAAGGTCACGATCACCTCAAGTTCACGCGAAGTGCTGAAAGCCGCGCTGGACCTGGTGCCGGACGTGTCTCGCGGATTGGTGGCCGAATACGCCTGGCTCGACCCGTTGAAGGTTGCGGCAAGCTACGGCTGTGAGATTCTGGCGTTGAACTGGACCCTGTGTACGCCGGAGCGCCTGCAGAAGGCGCAGCGCCAGGGGTTGCATGTGTCGGTATGGACAGTCAACGAGCCCGCGTTGATGCGCAGACTCGCCGACTTCGGCGTTGACAGCCTGATTACAGACTTTCCCGGTTTGGCCAGCGCCACGCTCGAGAATTGCTGA
- a CDS encoding PilZ domain-containing protein, with protein sequence MSTLDEEDRREYYRIEDTIALEIRTLSAPEAAGLEVLQDASPLFNLLSELHLSEFESQHLLRQISERERNLAAFLKSQNKRIDLLSQVIAITVLGQIGEPQPVIISEGGIDFQHPTPISVGAHLSVKMVLMPQALGLLLRARVTHCDRKAGAFDIGTEFERPTDAQRQLLARYILQKQAQERRLARENESGI encoded by the coding sequence ATGTCGACATTAGATGAAGAAGATCGCCGCGAATACTACCGTATCGAGGACACGATCGCACTGGAAATTCGGACCCTGTCCGCTCCCGAGGCCGCAGGCCTGGAAGTGTTGCAGGATGCTTCTCCACTATTCAACTTGCTCAGCGAACTGCACCTGAGCGAATTCGAGTCACAACACCTGTTACGCCAGATCAGTGAGCGCGAGCGCAACCTCGCAGCCTTCCTGAAATCCCAGAACAAACGTATCGATTTACTGAGCCAGGTGATCGCGATCACCGTGCTCGGACAGATCGGCGAACCGCAGCCGGTGATCATTTCCGAAGGCGGCATCGACTTCCAGCACCCGACACCTATATCCGTAGGTGCACACCTGTCCGTCAAAATGGTGCTGATGCCGCAAGCCCTCGGCCTGTTGCTGCGAGCCCGCGTCACCCATTGCGACCGCAAGGCTGGTGCCTTTGATATCGGCACCGAGTTCGAACGCCCGACCGATGCTCAACGGCAGTTGCTCGCCCGCTATATTTTGCAAAAGCAGGCCCAGGAACGACGACTGGCCCGCGAAAACGAATCAGGCATTTAA
- the sthA gene encoding Si-specific NAD(P)(+) transhydrogenase codes for MAVYNYDVVVLGSGPAGEGAAMNAAKAGRKVAMVDSRRQVGGNCTHLGTIPSKALRHSVRQIMQFNTNPMFRAIGEPRWFSFPDVLKSAEKVISKQVASRTGYYARNRVDVFFGTGSFADEQTIEVVCANGVVEKLVAKHIIIATGSRPYRPADIDFHHPRIYDSDTILSLGHTPRKLIVYGAGVIGCEYASIFSGLGVLVELVDNRGQLLSFLDSEISQALSYHFSNNNITVRHNEDYDRVEGVDSGVILHLKSGKKIKADALLWCNGRTGNTDQLGLENIGVKVNSRGQIEVDEAYRTCVPNIYGAGDVIGWPSLASAAHDQGRSAAGSIVDNGSWRFVNDVPTGIYTIPEISSIGKNEQELTQAKVPYEVGKAFFKGMARAQIAGEPQGMLKILFHRETLEVLGVHCFGYQASEIVHIGQAIMNQPGELNTLKYFVNTTFNYPTMAEAYRVAAYDGLNRLF; via the coding sequence ATGGCTGTCTACAACTACGACGTGGTGGTGTTGGGTTCCGGCCCGGCGGGAGAAGGCGCGGCAATGAACGCCGCCAAAGCAGGGCGCAAGGTGGCGATGGTCGATAGCCGTCGCCAGGTCGGCGGCAACTGCACCCACCTAGGTACCATCCCGTCCAAGGCACTGCGTCACTCGGTCCGGCAGATCATGCAGTTCAACACCAACCCTATGTTCCGGGCCATTGGTGAGCCGCGCTGGTTCTCGTTTCCGGACGTACTGAAAAGCGCCGAGAAAGTCATTTCCAAGCAAGTCGCTTCGCGCACCGGCTACTACGCCCGTAACCGCGTCGACGTATTTTTCGGCACCGGCAGCTTCGCCGACGAGCAAACCATCGAAGTGGTCTGCGCCAACGGTGTGGTCGAAAAGCTGGTAGCCAAGCACATCATCATTGCCACCGGTTCGCGTCCTTATCGCCCGGCGGACATCGATTTCCACCACCCGCGTATCTACGATAGCGACACCATCCTCAGCCTTGGCCACACCCCGCGCAAACTCATCGTTTACGGCGCCGGTGTGATCGGTTGCGAATACGCGTCGATCTTCAGCGGTCTGGGTGTACTGGTCGAGCTGGTGGACAACCGCGGTCAGTTGCTGAGCTTCCTCGACTCCGAAATTTCCCAGGCGTTGAGCTACCACTTCAGCAACAACAACATCACGGTTCGCCACAACGAAGACTACGATCGCGTTGAAGGCGTGGACAGCGGTGTGATCCTGCACCTCAAGTCCGGCAAGAAGATCAAGGCCGACGCCTTGCTCTGGTGCAACGGCCGTACCGGCAACACCGATCAGTTGGGCCTGGAAAACATCGGCGTGAAGGTCAACAGCCGTGGCCAGATCGAAGTCGACGAGGCTTACCGCACCTGCGTACCAAACATCTACGGTGCCGGTGATGTCATCGGCTGGCCGAGCCTGGCGAGTGCCGCGCATGACCAGGGGCGTTCGGCTGCTGGCAGCATCGTCGACAACGGCAGCTGGCGCTTCGTCAATGACGTGCCGACCGGCATCTACACCATTCCGGAGATCAGCTCGATCGGCAAGAACGAGCAGGAGCTGACTCAGGCCAAGGTGCCGTACGAAGTGGGCAAGGCGTTCTTCAAGGGCATGGCGCGGGCGCAGATTGCCGGTGAGCCGCAAGGCATGCTGAAAATCCTGTTCCACCGTGAAACCCTGGAAGTGCTGGGCGTTCACTGCTTCGGTTATCAGGCGTCGGAGATCGTGCACATCGGTCAGGCGATCATGAACCAGCCGGGCGAACTGAACACGCTGAAGTATTTCGTCAACACGACGTTCAACTACCCGACCATGGCCGAAGCCTATCGGGTAGCGGCGTACGATGGCCTCAACCGGCTTTTTTGA
- the mfd gene encoding transcription-repair coupling factor, with amino-acid sequence MPVLRLPLLPAAAGKQHWGNLPGAALSLAIAEAASAAKRFTLLLTADSQSAERLEQELSFFAPDLPVLHFPDWETLPYDLFSPHQDIISQRIAALYRLPELNHGVLVVPITTALHRLAPTKFLLGSSLVLDVGQKLDVEQMRTRLEASGYRYVDTVYEHGEFTVRGSLIDLFPMGSKLPFRIDLFDDEIETLRTFDPENQRSIDKVDTVRLLPAREFPLQKDAVTRFKARFRERFDVDFRRCPIFQDLSSGITPAGIEYYLPLFFEETSTLFDYLPQDTQVFSLPGIEQAAENFWNDVRNRYEERRVDPSRPLLPPAELFLPVEDCFARLKTWPRVVASQQDVETGVGRERFPARELPNLAIEAKATQPLAALAGFLDEFPGRVLFTAESAGRREVLLELLERLKLRPKTVDSWPDFVSSKERLAITIAPLDEGLVLDDPALALVAESPLFGQRVMQRRRREKRADANNDAVIKNLTELREGAPVVHIDHGVGRYLGLATLEIDDQAAEFLTLQYAEGAKLYVPVANLHLIARYTGSDDALAPLHRLGSETWQKAKRKAAEQVRDVAAELLDIYARRAAREGYAFEDPKADYATFSAGFPFEETPDQQTTIEAVRADMLAPKPMDRLVCGDVGFGKTEVAMRAAFIAVHGGRQVAILVPTTLLAQQHYNSFRDRFADWPVTVEVMSRFKSTKEVNAAVADLAEGKIDIVIGTHKLLQDDVKIKNLGLVIIDEEHRFGVRQKEQLKALRSEVDILTLTATPIPRTLNMAVSGMRDLSIIATPPARRLSVRTFVMEQNKSTVKEALLRELLRGGQVYYLHNDVKTIEKCAADLAELVPEARIGIGHGQMRERELEQVMSDFYHKRFNVLIASTIIETGIDVPSANTIIIERADKFGLAQLHQLRGRVGRSHHQAYAYLLTPPRQQITPDAEKRLEAIANTQDLGAGFVLATNDLEIRGAGELLGDGQSGQIQAVGFTLYMEMLERAVKSIRKGEQPNLDQPLGGGPEVNLRVPALIPEDYLPDVHARLILYKRIASATDEDGLKDLQVEMIDRFGLLPEPTKNLMRITALKLQAELLGIKKVDGGPQGGRIEFAAQTPVDPLTLIKLIQGQPKRYKFEGATMFKFMVPMESPQERFNTVEALLECLIPKTA; translated from the coding sequence GTGCCCGTTCTGCGTCTACCGCTTCTCCCTGCCGCGGCAGGTAAACAGCATTGGGGCAACCTGCCCGGTGCTGCCCTCAGCCTGGCGATTGCCGAGGCTGCCAGCGCTGCCAAGCGCTTTACCCTGCTGCTGACCGCCGATAGCCAAAGCGCCGAACGGCTGGAGCAGGAGCTGAGCTTCTTCGCCCCGGATTTGCCCGTGTTGCATTTCCCGGACTGGGAAACCCTGCCCTACGATCTGTTTTCGCCGCACCAGGACATCATTTCCCAGCGCATCGCTGCCTTATATAGGCTGCCGGAGCTGAACCATGGCGTTCTGGTGGTGCCGATCACCACAGCCCTGCATCGCCTGGCGCCGACCAAATTCCTGCTCGGCAGCAGCCTGGTGCTGGATGTTGGCCAGAAACTCGACGTCGAACAAATGCGCACGCGGCTTGAAGCCAGCGGTTATCGCTATGTCGACACGGTGTACGAGCACGGCGAATTCACCGTGCGCGGCTCGCTGATCGACCTGTTCCCGATGGGCAGCAAACTACCGTTCCGCATCGACCTGTTTGATGATGAAATCGAGACGCTGCGCACATTCGATCCCGAAAACCAGCGCTCCATCGATAAGGTCGACACTGTCCGCTTGCTGCCAGCGCGGGAGTTTCCGCTGCAAAAAGACGCGGTCACCCGTTTCAAGGCACGCTTTCGCGAGCGCTTCGATGTCGATTTCCGTCGCTGCCCGATCTTTCAGGATTTGAGCAGTGGCATCACACCAGCAGGTATCGAGTACTACCTGCCGCTATTCTTTGAGGAAACCTCGACGCTGTTCGATTACCTGCCGCAGGACACGCAAGTGTTTTCCCTGCCGGGCATCGAGCAGGCGGCGGAGAATTTCTGGAACGACGTGCGCAATCGCTACGAAGAACGCCGTGTCGACCCGTCCCGTCCTTTATTACCGCCGGCCGAGTTGTTCCTTCCAGTCGAAGACTGCTTTGCACGCCTGAAGACCTGGCCCCGCGTCGTCGCCAGCCAACAGGACGTGGAAACCGGTGTCGGTCGAGAGCGCTTCCCGGCGCGGGAATTGCCAAACCTGGCCATTGAAGCCAAGGCCACTCAGCCATTGGCGGCACTGGCCGGCTTCCTCGATGAATTCCCCGGACGCGTTCTGTTTACCGCCGAGTCGGCGGGCCGTCGCGAAGTGCTGCTGGAATTACTCGAACGCCTGAAACTGCGACCGAAAACCGTCGACAGCTGGCCGGACTTTGTCTCCAGCAAAGAACGCCTGGCGATCACCATTGCCCCGCTCGACGAAGGCTTGGTGCTCGATGATCCGGCGCTGGCGCTAGTTGCCGAAAGCCCGCTGTTCGGTCAGCGAGTGATGCAGCGCCGTCGTCGCGAAAAACGCGCCGACGCCAATAACGATGCGGTCATCAAGAACCTCACCGAACTGCGCGAAGGCGCGCCGGTGGTGCATATCGATCACGGTGTCGGTCGATACCTCGGGCTGGCGACGCTGGAAATCGACGATCAGGCGGCCGAATTCCTCACGCTGCAATACGCCGAAGGCGCCAAGCTTTACGTGCCGGTGGCCAACCTGCACCTGATCGCTCGCTACACCGGCAGCGACGATGCCTTGGCCCCGCTGCACCGTCTCGGCTCCGAAACCTGGCAAAAAGCCAAACGCAAAGCCGCCGAACAGGTGCGCGACGTGGCTGCCGAACTGCTCGACATCTACGCACGTCGTGCAGCGCGCGAAGGCTATGCCTTCGAAGACCCGAAAGCCGACTACGCGACCTTTAGCGCCGGTTTCCCGTTCGAAGAAACCCCGGACCAGCAAACCACCATTGAAGCGGTACGCGCCGACATGCTCGCGCCGAAGCCGATGGACCGCCTGGTCTGCGGCGACGTTGGCTTCGGCAAGACCGAAGTGGCGATGCGCGCCGCCTTCATCGCCGTGCACGGCGGTCGTCAGGTCGCCATTCTGGTACCGACCACCCTGCTCGCCCAGCAACACTACAACAGCTTCCGCGACCGGTTTGCCGATTGGCCGGTGACCGTGGAAGTGATGAGTCGTTTCAAGTCGACCAAGGAAGTGAACGCCGCGGTCGCGGATCTCGCCGAAGGCAAGATCGACATCGTCATCGGCACCCACAAGTTGCTGCAAGATGACGTGAAGATCAAAAACCTTGGGCTGGTGATCATCGATGAAGAGCACCGGTTCGGTGTTCGTCAGAAGGAACAGCTGAAGGCGTTGCGCAGCGAAGTCGACATTCTTACCCTGACCGCCACGCCGATTCCGCGCACGCTGAACATGGCAGTGTCGGGCATGCGCGATCTGTCGATCATCGCAACCCCGCCGGCTCGTCGCCTGTCGGTGCGCACCTTCGTCATGGAGCAGAACAAGAGCACGGTCAAAGAGGCCCTGCTGCGGGAATTGCTGCGTGGCGGTCAGGTTTACTACCTGCACAACGACGTGAAGACCATCGAGAAATGCGCCGCCGACCTCGCCGAACTGGTGCCAGAGGCGCGGATCGGCATCGGCCACGGACAAATGCGCGAACGCGAACTCGAACAGGTGATGAGCGACTTCTACCACAAGCGCTTCAACGTGCTGATCGCCTCGACCATCATCGAGACCGGCATCGACGTGCCGAGCGCCAACACCATCATCATCGAGCGCGCCGACAAATTCGGGCTGGCACAACTGCACCAGTTGCGCGGCCGTGTCGGGCGCAGTCACCACCAGGCTTACGCTTACCTGCTGACGCCGCCGCGCCAGCAAATTACCCCGGACGCAGAAAAACGCCTGGAAGCGATTGCCAACACCCAGGACCTCGGCGCGGGCTTCGTGCTTGCCACCAACGACCTGGAAATCCGTGGCGCAGGTGAGTTGCTGGGCGACGGTCAAAGCGGGCAGATCCAGGCGGTTGGCTTTACGCTGTACATGGAAATGCTCGAGCGCGCGGTGAAATCGATCCGCAAGGGCGAGCAACCCAACCTGGATCAGCCGTTGGGCGGTGGCCCGGAAGTCAATCTGCGCGTTCCGGCGTTGATTCCCGAAGACTATCTGCCGGACGTTCACGCCCGATTGATTCTCTACAAACGCATTGCTTCGGCCACCGATGAAGATGGCCTCAAAGACTTGCAAGTTGAAATGATCGACCGTTTCGGCCTGTTGCCGGAACCGACCAAGAACCTGATGCGCATCACCGCGCTGAAGCTGCAGGCCGAACTGCTGGGCATCAAGAAAGTCGACGGCGGCCCGCAAGGTGGCCGCATCGAGTTCGCGGCGCAGACGCCGGTCGACCCGCTGACACTGATCAAACTGATTCAGGGCCAACCCAAACGCTACAAATTCGAAGGTGCCACGATGTTTAAATTCATGGTCCCGATGGAAAGCCCGCAAGAGCGCTTTAATACTGTAGAGGCGCTGCTTGAGTGCCTCATCCCGAAAACTGCTTGA
- a CDS encoding CsiV family protein, translating into MRLFRLLTLLTTLVAPTAFADDLYQVEMILVRQNAVPAIVSRAAPEDWAAGAQSIKPDSLRTPSLNGEVEKLTASADYTVLLHKAWQQTLGEAPSKIAISDGKEQFGQFPIEGTLNLKLGRFTDVDADFWVNQIDANGMVTASERLKQESHTKNGQLNFLDNGHLGLLIKITSLTAPAPRPVPDEIPD; encoded by the coding sequence ATGCGCCTGTTTCGCTTACTGACCTTGCTGACAACCCTGGTCGCTCCAACGGCGTTTGCCGATGACCTGTATCAGGTCGAAATGATTCTGGTCCGCCAAAACGCTGTGCCTGCTATCGTTAGCCGCGCAGCACCGGAAGACTGGGCCGCCGGCGCACAAAGCATCAAACCTGACAGCCTGCGTACGCCAAGCCTGAATGGCGAAGTGGAAAAACTCACCGCCAGCGCCGACTACACCGTGTTGCTGCACAAAGCCTGGCAACAGACACTCGGTGAAGCACCGAGCAAAATCGCGATCAGCGACGGCAAGGAACAGTTCGGCCAATTCCCGATCGAGGGCACGCTGAACCTGAAATTGGGACGATTCACCGACGTAGACGCCGATTTCTGGGTTAACCAGATCGACGCCAACGGCATGGTCACCGCCAGCGAGCGCCTCAAGCAAGAAAGCCATACCAAGAACGGCCAGCTGAACTTCCTCGACAACGGCCACCTCGGCTTGCTGATCAAGATCACCTCGCTTACCGCCCCTGCACCTCGGCCAGTCCCCGATGAAATTCCGGACTGA
- a CDS encoding glyceraldehyde-3-phosphate dehydrogenase, with product MWKVPVTQKPDQCLGEWIDREALAEAMIPLIGQLYRNNNVVSSIYGRSLINRSVIAILKAHRFARHRQSDDSELSVHETFPLLKAMSELKLGAASVDLGKLAVKFKTEGKGRTAEQFVREELADVVGQQNVAARKGTDVVLYGFGRIGRLLARILIEKTGGGDGLRLRAIVVRKGAENDLVKRASLLRRDSVHGPFDGTITIDEANSTITANGNLIQVIYAKNPTEVDYTQYGIKDALLVDNTGVWRDADGLGQHLACPGIDRVVLTAPGKGKLKNIVHGINHGEITADDKIVSAASCTTNAIVPVLKAVNDKFGIINGHVETVHSYTNDQNLIDNFHKGDRRGRSAALNMVITETGAATAAAKALPELAGKLTGNAIRVPTPNVSMAILNLNLEKAATREEMNEYLRYMALHSDLHKQIDYVNSQEVVSTDFVGSRHAGVVDAEATITQDNRVVLYVWYDNEFGYSCQVVRVMEDMAGVNPPAFPR from the coding sequence ATGTGGAAGGTTCCCGTGACTCAGAAGCCCGACCAGTGTCTTGGTGAATGGATCGACCGTGAAGCACTCGCAGAAGCGATGATTCCGCTTATCGGTCAGCTCTACCGCAATAACAACGTGGTGAGCTCGATCTATGGCCGCAGCCTGATCAACCGTTCAGTCATTGCGATTCTCAAAGCTCACCGCTTTGCTCGTCATCGTCAGTCCGATGACAGCGAATTGTCCGTCCACGAAACATTCCCGCTGCTCAAAGCGATGAGCGAGCTCAAGCTCGGCGCCGCTTCGGTAGACCTGGGCAAGCTTGCGGTCAAGTTCAAGACCGAAGGCAAAGGCCGTACTGCCGAGCAGTTCGTCCGTGAAGAACTGGCTGATGTGGTTGGTCAGCAAAACGTTGCCGCGCGCAAAGGCACCGACGTTGTCCTGTACGGCTTCGGTCGTATCGGCCGTCTGCTGGCGCGCATCCTGATCGAGAAAACCGGTGGTGGCGACGGCCTGCGTCTGCGCGCCATCGTTGTCCGCAAGGGCGCCGAGAACGATCTGGTCAAGCGTGCAAGCCTGCTGCGTCGTGACTCGGTTCATGGTCCGTTCGATGGCACCATCACCATTGATGAAGCCAACAGCACCATCACCGCCAACGGCAACCTGATCCAGGTTATCTACGCGAAAAACCCGACTGAAGTGGACTACACCCAGTACGGCATCAAAGACGCGCTGCTGGTGGACAACACCGGTGTATGGCGTGATGCCGACGGCCTGGGCCAGCACTTGGCTTGCCCGGGGATCGATCGCGTTGTTCTGACCGCGCCAGGTAAAGGCAAGCTGAAGAACATCGTTCACGGCATCAACCACGGTGAAATCACCGCTGATGACAAGATCGTTTCTGCCGCTTCCTGCACCACCAACGCCATCGTGCCGGTGCTGAAAGCTGTCAACGACAAGTTCGGCATCATCAATGGTCACGTTGAAACCGTTCACTCGTACACCAACGACCAGAACCTGATCGACAACTTCCACAAAGGCGATCGCCGTGGCCGTAGCGCCGCGCTGAACATGGTTATCACCGAGACCGGTGCTGCCACTGCTGCTGCCAAGGCTCTGCCTGAACTGGCTGGCAAGTTGACCGGTAACGCGATCCGCGTTCCGACGCCAAACGTGTCGATGGCCATTCTCAACCTGAACCTTGAGAAAGCCGCCACCCGCGAAGAGATGAACGAGTACCTGCGCTACATGGCGCTGCACTCCGATCTGCATAAGCAAATCGACTACGTCAATTCGCAGGAAGTGGTTTCCACCGACTTCGTTGGCTCGCGCCACGCAGGTGTTGTGGACGCTGAAGCGACCATTACCCAAGACAACCGCGTTGTTCTGTACGTTTGGTACGACAACGAGTTCGGTTACAGCTGCCAGGTAGTTCGCGTAATGGAAGACATGGCCGGTGTAAACCCGCCAGCTTTCCCGCGCTAA
- a CDS encoding FAD:protein FMN transferase, whose translation MQDLLKWRLFSLVTLIAALPGCGNSDSMESFGGPTMGSTYSIKYVRREGLPAPKDVKVEVEKILAEVDQQMSTYRSDSDIEHFNDLPANRCQKMPPPILKLIRVGEQLSEQSEGSYDLTVEPLLNLWGFGPQARAETVPSAQAQAEVRQRVGYQHLRIDGDQLCKDAAVEVDFNSIAAGYAVDTIAAKLEAMGIHNYLAEATGELKAAGKKIDGSAWRVALEEPRDDQQVAERIIAVDGYGVSTSGDYRNYFQQDGRRYSHTFDARTGAPVLHTLASVTVIHPSALMADGLSTLLLILGPERGWDYAQAHDIGAFFVIRADTGFVTRTNQAFERLSGAKTD comes from the coding sequence ATGCAGGATTTGTTGAAATGGCGGCTTTTCAGTCTCGTCACATTGATCGCCGCGTTGCCAGGCTGCGGCAACAGCGACTCCATGGAGAGTTTCGGCGGCCCGACCATGGGCAGTACTTATTCGATCAAGTACGTGCGCCGCGAAGGTCTTCCCGCCCCAAAAGACGTCAAGGTCGAAGTCGAAAAAATCCTCGCTGAGGTCGATCAACAAATGTCGACCTACCGCAGCGACTCGGACATCGAGCATTTCAACGATCTCCCTGCCAATCGCTGTCAAAAAATGCCTCCGCCCATCCTCAAGTTGATCCGTGTTGGCGAACAGCTGTCAGAGCAAAGCGAAGGCTCCTACGACTTGACGGTAGAACCATTGCTCAACCTTTGGGGGTTCGGCCCGCAGGCGCGAGCGGAAACTGTTCCCTCTGCTCAAGCGCAGGCAGAGGTTAGGCAGCGTGTCGGATACCAGCACCTGCGCATCGACGGTGATCAGTTGTGCAAGGATGCCGCCGTCGAAGTCGACTTCAACAGCATCGCCGCCGGTTATGCCGTCGACACCATTGCCGCAAAACTCGAAGCCATGGGTATCCACAATTACCTCGCCGAAGCCACGGGCGAACTCAAGGCTGCCGGCAAAAAAATCGATGGCTCAGCGTGGCGCGTCGCCCTGGAAGAGCCTCGTGACGACCAGCAAGTGGCGGAGCGCATCATTGCTGTCGATGGCTATGGCGTTTCCACCTCCGGTGACTATCGCAATTATTTTCAGCAAGACGGAAGGCGTTATTCCCACACCTTCGATGCCCGCACTGGTGCTCCGGTCCTACACACTCTGGCGTCAGTAACGGTGATTCATCCTTCGGCATTGATGGCCGATGGACTATCGACGCTGTTGCTGATTCTCGGCCCTGAACGGGGGTGGGACTATGCCCAGGCACATGACATCGGTGCATTCTTTGTGATTCGTGCCGATACAGGTTTCGTCACACGAACCAATCAGGCTTTCGAGCGGCTCAGCGGCGCAAAAACTGACTGA